TCTCGTGCGCCTGCCAGCACGCCACCGGGCGACCGTGCTCGCACACCTCGTGTCCATCCCGAGGACGGCACCGCTGCCCACCCTTGGCCGTGTGCACCGACCCGAAGGAGGGAGCCGTCAGGGTGAGGAACACCAGCGGGTTGCCGCTCACGCGCTCCGGCACGCTCTTGCCGCCGACCACCCCGGCCCGGATCATCTCGAAGGTGTCGCGCGCATAGATCCGCGAGCACGCCGGGCAGACACTCGCACGCCGGTTGCCGCACCGCACGTACGTCACGCCGAAGGGCTCCTGGGCCGAGGAGTAGCTGGAGACCACCTCGCCCGTGGCCCGGTCCACCCGGCTGGAGGAGCCCACCAGCTTGATCGGTTGGGCGCAGTGCCCGACCCGAGCGGCCGCATCCGACCAGGCCTCGAAGGTCCCGCCCAGGAGCCGGTCGACCATCCCCGCTTGTGCCGTGGCTCCCACGTGGTCGAGGTCGAGGGGCGAGGCATCGCCGTACCCCGGGAACCCGCCATGCGACGTCCCGGCCACCGGCATGCCCTCAGGCCGTGTCATCGCGAACCTCGTCGTCGCTCCACCCCACGAGACCGTCGAGGGACTCCCCACGAAGCAGCCGCGCCGTCATCGCCTCCCGCTGTACCGGGGTGGTGCCACCCCAGATGCCGTACTCCTCGCCGAACCACAACGCCGACGCCAAGCACACGCGCTGCACCGGGCACGAGCGGCAGGCCCGCCGAGCCGCGCGGGAGGCCAGCGAGCCGTCCTGGGCGAACCACGCCGCACCGCCATCCGCAGACTCTGCGCACGCCCCGTCGATGCGCCAGCCCCATGCATCGAGCCGCGATGCCAGCGAGGGCGAAGCCGTCACCCCGCCAACCGGCGTGCCATAGACACGCTGTCGCACGTCCCGGTCCGTGCCGTTGCCGACCTGGGCACTGCGTAGGCGCTTCATGCCGCTTCACCGCCCTCGCTGCTCTCCTCCGTGTGGCCGAGGGGTGCGTGCGCGGGGATGCTCTTAGCCAGGGCCACCACGTCGTCGTCGGTGAGGTAGGCCGACCGGACACGGCGGATCGCGCGGGTGCCCTCCACGCGCACGTATCCGACGCCGGGCATCAGTTCGCTGATCTCGTCGGCGCGGGCGCCGCTGTCCCGTGCTCCTTCGCCGAGCACCATGTCGACCTGGATCGGGTTGTCCACCCGCAACGAGATCCGGGTGGGGAAGAGGTCTCGCCAGGTCACGACGTCCTTGCCGGGGTCCTGCACCGCCGCCACGACGCTGATGCCCACCGCGCGGCCCTGCGTCAGCAGCAGGCCCATTGCCTGGTCGATGCGGCGCGTGACGGCCCGCTCGGCGAAGGCGGTCAACGTCGCCAGCTCGTCCACGACGATCACCAGATGTGGGTCATCCGCAGTGGGGGAGTGCAGCCGCTGCCCGGTGTCCGCCAGTCGAGCCGCCCGCTCGCTCTTGACCTTCACCGCCTCTTCGAGGAGGTCGCACATCGCCTCGGCGTCGCCGCCCTCGAACCGGGCGAAGCAGCCCCGCCCGAGACCAAGTTCCATGCCCCCCTTGGGGTCGATGGCCCACACCTGCGCCCAACCGTCCCGCAGGGCCGGAGCCAGACCCGCCAACATGGACCACAGCACCGAGCCCTTCCCGGACCCCGTGGCCCCGGCGATCAGGGTGTGCGTGCCCGACAGGCGCATCCGCCACGTGCCGCCGTCATCGGCCAACCCCACCGGCAGACCCGCGAGGTCGGTGCCCGACGAGGCGA
Above is a window of Janibacter cremeus DNA encoding:
- a CDS encoding FtsK/SpoIIIE domain-containing protein, whose product is MREYPQRAQGGLGDDVVSVVVEAALRACWLLLRGTWWLAVSAVRHPVAGVVVVLGVLLWRMVSPSIVVALIAIAVLGLVVWRIVYPDSFGRLARPRLSQAWRLPAYRVYWPHVASRCGLVVTPRNEEHTACEVAKLRRLQVTPAGIERLLVQVPVGLTFDDVAARVEAVGQAFGSRSARVAPARPGRVWIELVRRDVLARVVAPIASSGTDLAGLPVGLADDGGTWRMRLSGTHTLIAGATGSGKGSVLWSMLAGLAPALRDGWAQVWAIDPKGGMELGLGRGCFARFEGGDAEAMCDLLEEAVKVKSERAARLADTGQRLHSPTADDPHLVIVVDELATLTAFAERAVTRRIDQAMGLLLTQGRAVGISVVAAVQDPGKDVVTWRDLFPTRISLRVDNPIQVDMVLGEGARDSGARADEISELMPGVGYVRVEGTRAIRRVRSAYLTDDDVVALAKSIPAHAPLGHTEESSEGGEAA
- a CDS encoding WhiB family transcriptional regulator, coding for MKRLRSAQVGNGTDRDVRQRVYGTPVGGVTASPSLASRLDAWGWRIDGACAESADGGAAWFAQDGSLASRAARRACRSCPVQRVCLASALWFGEEYGIWGGTTPVQREAMTARLLRGESLDGLVGWSDDEVRDDTA